One window of the Chanodichthys erythropterus isolate Z2021 chromosome 2, ASM2448905v1, whole genome shotgun sequence genome contains the following:
- the efna1b gene encoding ephrin-A1b — protein MDFLWLVCLAVSVSAWYASAERHSVYWNSSNANFLWDDYTVDVRINDYLDIICPHYARGEIPSQEAERYVLYMVELEDYENCKPQSFDQLRWECSRPFAPHAPEKFSEKFQRFTPFTLGKEFRQGESYYYISKPLHHHGQECLRLKVDVVGPHGSKNKKKTVEKEDEMEVKAVGGVHNPSNRLPADDPIAMIPVVQRSVGSSGVRVAPVSSFVTLISILIFLLLH, from the exons ATGGATTTTCTGTGGCTGGTGTGTCTTGCGGTGAGCGTCAGCGCCTGGTACGCGTCTGCGGAGCGACACAGTGTTTACTGGAACAGCTCGAACGCAAA TTTCCTATGGGATGATTACACCGTGGATGTCCGCATTAATGACTACCTAGACATCATCTGCCCTCACTACGCACGTGGCGAGATCCCATCCCAGGAGGCCGAGCGGTACGTGCTCTATATGGTGGAGCTGGAGGACTATGAGAACTGCAAGCCGCAGTCCTTCGACCAGCTTCGCTGGGAGTGTTCCAGACCCTTCGCTCCTCACGCTCCAGAGAAGTTCTCTGAGAAGTTCCAGCGCTTTACTCCCTTCACTCTGGGCAAGGAGTTCCGCCAGGGAGAGAGTTACTACTATATTT CCAAACCTCTTCACCATCATGGGCAGGAGTGTTTGAGACTGAAGGTGGATGTAGTTGGACCTCATG GATCCAAGAACAAGAAAAAGACAGTTGAGAAGGAAGATGAGATGGAAGTAAAGGCTGTAGGAGGAGTACATAACCCATCAAACAGGCTTCCAGCAG ATGATCCTATTGCCATGATCCCAGTTGTGCAGAGGAGCGTGGGCAGTTCAGGCGTTCGTGTGGCACCCGTCTCAAGTTTCGTCACGTTGATCTCTATACTCATCTTTCTGCTCCTCCACTGA